The Janthinobacterium tructae genome contains the following window.
TCACGTTACTGTGGCGGCCATGAATACACAACTTCCCTGGATAGCAATTGTCGATGACGATCTGGCCGTACGGCGGGCCTTGCTGCGCCTGCTGCTCTAGGTCGGCATTTGCTTGAAGAAGGGCGGGACGTCCTTGCGGTCGCCATGACCGCTCAGCATACGGCTGAAAGCCGGGTGCGCATGATGCTGGCTGGCCCGCCAGCGCTCACCGAAGAGACTGCACAAATGGATAGCGGTCGACTGACCGGATAAGAGGTGGATGGCGCGTGAGAGATGATTTCCCCTCCATCGTCAACTTCATAGTGAGTGAAGCAACAAAAATTGATACAAGGAAAATTACTGTGAACATTCGCAATTGGAAGATTGGAACCCGCTTGGGGGCTGGCTTCGCGCTCCTGCTGATCATGCTGGCCGCGGTTGCCATGCTGGGCATCCAAGGCTTGAACCGATCCAACGATGCCTTGCACCATATCGTGGACGTGAACCTCAAGAAGATCAATCTGATCGATGAGATGGAGACCTCGATCCACATCGTTGCGCGCGTCACCCGCACCATTGCCCTGTTGTCCGAGGACGCCGAGGCGGCCATACAGCATGACAAAGTCGACAGCGCCCATCTGAAGTTCAACGCCGACTACGAGACGCTGGACAAGATGCCGCTCGACGAGGCCGGCAAGGCCTTGATGGCCAGGATCAAGGACGAACTCGCCGCGACGCGCGCGGCGAACAAGCGCTTCTCTGCTCTTGCGAAGTCGAACAAGGACGAGGCTATCGTCCTGCTGCTCAGGGAGGCCATTCCGACCACGTCCAAATTGCAAAATACATTGGAAGAGTTTAGCGATGTGCAAAAGATGAAAAGCCGCAAGGACGAGGAGGCGGCCGAGGAAGCTTTTCACAGTGCGCGCCAATTGATGCTAGGCTTGGCGGCCTGCGCCCTGGCCTTGGGTGGCATAATCGCCTGGGCTTGTACCCGTTCGATCACCGTCCCCATGGCGGAAGCGGTGACGATCGCCAGGACTGTGGCTGCGGGCGACTTGACCGGGCAGATCGAAGTGCGCTCGACTGACGAAACGGGCCAATTGATCCAGGCGCTCAAGGAGATGAACGATAGCCTGGTTGGCATTGTTAGCAGGGTGCGCAGCGGCACGGACACGATCGCCACGGCATCGGGACAGATCGCCAGCGGCAACCTGGACTTGTCCTCCCGTACGGAACAGCAGGCCAGTTCTTTGGAGGAAACAGCGTCCTCAATGGAAGAGTTGACCAGTACGGTCAAACAAAACGCCGACAATGCCCGCCAGGCGAACCAGTTGGCGATCAGCGCCTCCTGGACCGCCGTCCAGGGGGGCTCCGTGGTGGCCGAAGTGGTTCAAACCATGGGGGCGATCAACGCCTCGTCGAAGAAGATCGTCGATATCATTGGCGTGATCGACGGCATCGCCTTCCAGACGAATATCCTGGCCTTGAACGCGGCGGTCGAGGCCGCGCGCGCCGGCGAACAGGGCCGCGGTTTTGCGGTCGTGGCCACTGAAGTGCGCAATCTAGCCCAGCGTTCCGCT
Protein-coding sequences here:
- a CDS encoding methyl-accepting chemotaxis protein gives rise to the protein MNIRNWKIGTRLGAGFALLLIMLAAVAMLGIQGLNRSNDALHHIVDVNLKKINLIDEMETSIHIVARVTRTIALLSEDAEAAIQHDKVDSAHLKFNADYETLDKMPLDEAGKALMARIKDELAATRAANKRFSALAKSNKDEAIVLLLREAIPTTSKLQNTLEEFSDVQKMKSRKDEEAAEEAFHSARQLMLGLAACALALGGIIAWACTRSITVPMAEAVTIARTVAAGDLTGQIEVRSTDETGQLIQALKEMNDSLVGIVSRVRSGTDTIATASGQIASGNLDLSSRTEQQASSLEETASSMEELTSTVKQNADNARQANQLAISASWTAVQGGSVVAEVVQTMGAINASSKKIVDIIGVIDGIAFQTNILALNAAVEAARAGEQGRGFAVVATEVRNLAQRSATAAKEIKILIGDSVDKVDLGARLVDQAGSTMQAIVHSIKGVADIMGEITAATQEQTAGIEQINQAITQMDEVTQQNAALVEEAAAAAGSLEDQAASLVETVSVFKIPHSQKSQAIASTSARWVDPIESGVAKQKVCPPIRLAYAAATAGGDWDEF